The genomic stretch CCAAGTCCTCCATGGATCCTATTGGTAGGTGCCCGTAGGGATGTTCGGGGCTGAAGTGTTGCCCCACCAGTTTCATCAACAAATCCCCGTAGGGCCGGTTGTCGTAGCGCTGACGCTTCTCCTGGGTGACCACGTCACGCTGGGCATCGAGGTTTTCTTGGGTCACTGCGAGGCTGCGAAGACGATCCGCCTCCAGCCACAGCACCATCTCTAGAGCTCCTGCCGGCACGCATTCGTGGTAGACCGTGCGATCGGTGGATGTGAAAGCATTGACATTGCCGCCGGCGGCCTCGATTACCGACATGTGTTCTCCGGGCGCCACTCTGGAGGAGCCTTGGAACATCAGATGCTCGAAAAGGTGGGCGAAGCCTGTGCGTCCTGGGGTTTCGTCAACGGAACCCACCTGGAAACTGAGATTAACCGCCACGGCAGGAGCATGGGGATCGGGCAGCAGCGCGAGTTCAAGCCCATTTCCCAGCCGGTATCTGATAACGGTGAATCCGGACGATGTGGGACATCGGGTATCGGTCACGACTCAGAGATCGCCGCCCTGCTGACGTTTGCGCCAGCGTTCTTCCAACTTGTTCATGAAGTCTGCTCCTGAGGTGGAAGGATGGGTGGACCTGCTGGAAGGACGTGCCGTTTCCGCCTGGTTCTCGACCCTGGACCAGGCGCTGATTCCGGTGATCGCTGCGATGAGCATCATGACGAAGCCGATGATGGAGATGATGGGCTGAAATTGGACTCCGAGGACCAGAGCGGCCAGACCGGCGACGAAGACCACTCCTGCGCATGCCGCGCGACGGCGCTGGATGCGGAACTGCGGGGTGCCCCTCAGGGTGTCCGCGAACTTTGGGTCATCGGCGAGCAGCGATGCCTCAAGCTGGTCCAGGCGCTTCTGCTCCTGCTCAGACAAAGCCATCGTGGTCTCCTGTCCTAGTTCTTCGGGCACCCCGTCCTTGTCATTGTAGGTGCCTTGTCGGATGGGTGAGAAAAGGCTATCGCGAATCGCGGTCGCGGCGGCCGCTGAAGATGTTCTTCGACCGCCACAAGGACCTGGGAAGCAGAAAAGCCAGCAGACGTCTCGGGGTCGGGACGTTGCTTCGGAGCTCGTGAATCAGGAGTTTCACACGTTCTGAAAGCTGATCCGTTGGTGGAGTTTCGCGGGCGAACTGACTGCGCTGCACGACCTCGGCGACTTCGAGTAGATGAGCCGCCGTCGCATTCGGAAGATCCTGTTCCATGGCCTTGGCCACTTCGACCGGGGAACCATGCAGGAACTCTTGGCCGAGGTCCCTATAAGAAGCCGCCAGTTCACGCCAGGCTGCAGCGGCAGCCGCCACCGGGGATTGCCTGCCACGCAGACGCCAAGCACGTAGGGAAAGTCTCGTCACGGCGGGGGAAGCCAGCAACAGGAGCACAGGAAATATCCAGAGCAGCCAAGTCCAGTTTGTGGAACTGCCCTTGGGTGTTTGCGTGGGGGAGGACGGGGGAGACGCTGTTGCTTCAGTGGGCTTGGGTTCGGGGGAGACAGTCTGTGTGCTCGGCGAGGTACTGGGGGCAGAGGACGGTGGTGTTGGTGGGGAGTTCTCCCCTGTGACGGAGGAGCCGATGGACTTGGTTGGTTCAAATGGCATCCATCCCAGGCCTTCGAAGTATAGCTCGGGCCAAGCGTGCATGTTGTCGGTGGTCACCTTGTATCCGTCCCCATCTTGGGTTCCGCCTGTGAACCCGACCGCGACGCGTGACGGAATTCCCTCGATCCGGGCGAGTATTGCCATGGCCGTGGCGAAGTGGATGCAATAGCCGGCTTTGTCCCTCAACAGGAAGTCGCTGATGATGTTCGTTCCGGTTGATGTGGGGGCATGAAGGGTGTAAGTGAAGCTGGCTGAGGTCAGGTGTTCTTCGATCGCCTTTGCCTTGGCGCCGTCAGTGTTCGCATTTTTGGTGATCTCGGCTGCCAGGTCCCGGACCTCGTCGGAGAGCCCCTCAGGAATCTTGAGGGTTTCCCCACCTGTCGGGTCCGAACCTGCGCGGGCGGTTGCTAGGGATGATCCTCCGTTCGGGATCACGGAGGTGACCCGGTAGTCGAGGTTCGCTGTTTGATCCGCTCCTTGATCACCCGTGGCCACCACAGAGAGG from Arachnia propionica encodes the following:
- a CDS encoding DUF3040 domain-containing protein; the protein is MALSEQEQKRLDQLEASLLADDPKFADTLRGTPQFRIQRRRAACAGVVFVAGLAALVLGVQFQPIISIIGFVMMLIAAITGISAWSRVENQAETARPSSRSTHPSTSGADFMNKLEERWRKRQQGGDL
- a CDS encoding DUF3488 and transglutaminase-like domain-containing protein, with protein sequence MNNRSSALLPPVISVAVTVSMLSLNPLFAAPVFSSSLLLTVGLPGLIAAVAALLRLKRSCVILAALSGLILLIWLGTSITPASSPLTGIPNLFASGFQTLLRSTPPLPVEPALGWLMLFLAFMLWLVSYILADSLEQPAWVITPLALPYALTALVHPADLDFMSFLLVAGGYVAVLLTAGGPGLARGGLGFRLARWFIGLLAATVATALTLGVTSLLPMGNKRPWLNNGPNTPIQLGDPTIELSHNLQRPSPVDVLTYRASDRKPHYLRTTALTHLTAGGAQLESMKLRNSGISEAYNAPGEKIDLSVSMRFPSQYLPAPFAVDGFDAAGNWGFDQNTLSVVATGDQGADQTANLDYRVTSVIPNGGSSLATARAGSDPTGGETLKIPEGLSDEVRDLAAEITKNANTDGAKAKAIEEHLTSASFTYTLHAPTSTGTNIISDFLLRDKAGYCIHFATAMAILARIEGIPSRVAVGFTGGTQDGDGYKVTTDNMHAWPELYFEGLGWMPFEPTKSIGSSVTGENSPPTPPSSAPSTSPSTQTVSPEPKPTEATASPPSSPTQTPKGSSTNWTWLLWIFPVLLLLASPAVTRLSLRAWRLRGRQSPVAAAAAAWRELAASYRDLGQEFLHGSPVEVAKAMEQDLPNATAAHLLEVAEVVQRSQFARETPPTDQLSERVKLLIHELRSNVPTPRRLLAFLLPRSLWRSKNIFSGRRDRDSR